One region of Pelotomaculum isophthalicicum JI genomic DNA includes:
- a CDS encoding YidC/Oxa1 family membrane protein insertase, with translation MTYLLNWLYQLTGQIGIPNYGLAIILLTIIVKMALYPLTQKQMKSMVVMQRLQPKVKEIQEKWKNKDPKKMQQMIMDLYKENNASPMAGCLPLLVQLPILIALYRSLYRFDFINQAHASFFWVQNLSDRDPYYILPVLAGITTFLQSKMTTSMTDPTQRTMLYFMPVFIVWISATVPAGLALYWVVFNVVGGIQQYFINKQTMPVKEGASGR, from the coding sequence ATGACTTATTTGCTGAATTGGCTATATCAGTTGACTGGACAGATTGGTATACCCAATTATGGTTTGGCAATTATTTTATTAACTATTATTGTTAAAATGGCTCTTTATCCTTTAACGCAGAAGCAGATGAAATCAATGGTGGTAATGCAAAGGCTGCAGCCGAAGGTAAAAGAGATACAGGAAAAATGGAAGAATAAAGATCCGAAAAAGATGCAGCAGATGATTATGGATTTATACAAGGAAAATAACGCCAGTCCAATGGCCGGTTGTTTGCCATTGTTGGTGCAGTTGCCGATATTAATTGCGTTGTACAGGTCGTTATACAGGTTTGATTTCATTAATCAAGCGCATGCGAGTTTTTTTTGGGTGCAAAATTTAAGTGATCGGGATCCTTATTATATTTTGCCGGTCCTGGCCGGTATCACTACTTTTCTTCAGTCAAAAATGACTACTTCCATGACGGATCCCACACAGCGGACAATGCTGTATTTTATGCCTGTTTTCATTGTCTGGATATCAGCAACTGTCCCTGCGGGTCTTGCCCTGTATTGGGTTGTTTTTAACGTGGTTGGCGGAATACAACAGTATTTTATTAATAAACAGACTATGCCGGTAAAGGAGGGAGCTAGCGGAAGGTGA
- the gyrB gene encoding DNA topoisomerase (ATP-hydrolyzing) subunit B has protein sequence MNGHDNNNGYGAEEIQVLEGLEAVRRRPGMYIGSTSARGLHHLVYEVVDNSIDEAMAGYCDRIEVIINDDNSVTVIDNGRGIPVGIQPKVGRPAVEVALTMLHAGGKFGGGGYKVSGGLHGVGVSVVNALSEWLEVEVRREGNIYWQKYERGVPVTELEIIGQSEVDGTKVTFKPDPDIFEELEYSYDTLCQRLRELSFLNKGIKIILTDKRTEQEVIFQHDGGIIDFVKYLNKNKTPLHTQPIYFQIQKDDILVEISLQYTDSYTENILSYANNINTIDGGTHEAGFKASLTRVVNDYGRKYNVLKNGNSNLSGEDIREGLTAVISVKVPEPQFEGQTKTKLGNSEVRSTVDQVVAEGLSAFLEENPQISKRILEKAINSSRAREAARKARELTRRKTALESSTLPGKLADCSDKDPSISELYLVEGDSAGGSAKQGRDRRFQAILPLRGKILNVEKARLDKILANEEIRAMITALGTGVGEDFDISKARYHKLILMSDADVDGAHIRTLLLTFFYRYMRPLIEAGYVFIAQPPLYRVKKGKKDVYVYNDAELEKLLEQIGRDGVNIQRYKGLGEMDAGQLWDTTMDPDTRTVLQVDMTDAIEADAVFSMLMGDRVEPRRDFILENALDVRNLDI, from the coding sequence TTGAATGGACATGACAATAACAACGGGTATGGAGCTGAAGAAATTCAAGTCCTGGAGGGACTTGAGGCCGTACGGCGCCGGCCCGGCATGTATATTGGGAGCACCAGTGCCAGAGGTCTTCACCATCTGGTATACGAGGTTGTGGATAACAGTATTGACGAGGCGATGGCAGGTTATTGCGACCGGATAGAAGTCATTATCAACGATGACAACTCGGTAACTGTTATTGATAATGGCCGGGGGATACCGGTTGGCATACAACCGAAAGTTGGCCGTCCCGCGGTTGAGGTAGCGTTGACAATGCTGCATGCCGGCGGTAAATTTGGCGGGGGAGGCTACAAAGTATCAGGTGGGTTGCACGGCGTAGGGGTTTCCGTGGTGAACGCCCTTTCCGAGTGGCTGGAAGTTGAAGTAAGAAGAGAAGGAAATATTTACTGGCAGAAGTATGAACGTGGCGTACCTGTAACAGAATTGGAAATAATCGGGCAAAGTGAAGTCGATGGAACAAAAGTTACTTTTAAACCTGACCCCGATATTTTTGAAGAGCTTGAATATAGTTACGATACCCTTTGCCAGCGTTTAAGAGAACTCTCTTTCTTAAACAAGGGAATTAAGATAATACTGACAGATAAACGTACCGAACAAGAAGTAATTTTCCAGCATGACGGCGGTATCATTGATTTTGTCAAGTATCTAAATAAAAATAAAACCCCGTTGCATACTCAGCCAATTTATTTTCAAATACAGAAAGATGATATACTCGTAGAAATATCTTTGCAATATACAGATTCATATACGGAAAATATTCTTTCTTATGCTAACAATATCAACACCATCGACGGCGGAACACATGAAGCGGGATTTAAAGCTTCGTTGACCAGGGTGGTTAATGACTATGGCCGTAAATATAATGTCCTAAAAAACGGTAACAGCAACCTGTCGGGGGAGGATATCAGGGAAGGTCTCACGGCGGTAATCAGTGTAAAGGTGCCGGAGCCGCAGTTTGAGGGACAAACTAAAACCAAATTGGGTAACAGCGAAGTAAGAAGTACTGTAGATCAAGTAGTTGCCGAAGGATTAAGCGCTTTTCTTGAGGAAAACCCTCAGATCAGCAAGCGGATTCTGGAAAAAGCGATTAACTCTTCAAGAGCCAGGGAAGCGGCCCGGAAAGCGAGAGAATTGACCAGGCGAAAAACCGCTCTGGAAAGCTCCACCCTGCCGGGTAAGCTAGCCGACTGTTCTGATAAGGACCCGTCTATTTCAGAATTATATCTTGTCGAGGGGGACTCCGCGGGCGGTTCGGCTAAGCAAGGGCGGGACAGGCGCTTCCAGGCGATCCTCCCTTTAAGGGGTAAAATTTTAAATGTGGAGAAAGCGCGTCTGGACAAAATCCTGGCCAACGAAGAAATCAGGGCGATGATTACCGCTCTCGGTACCGGTGTAGGGGAAGATTTTGATATCAGCAAGGCCAGGTACCACAAATTGATTCTGATGTCTGACGCGGATGTTGACGGGGCGCATATCAGAACGCTATTGCTCACTTTCTTTTACCGCTACATGAGGCCGTTGATTGAAGCCGGTTACGTTTTTATCGCCCAGCCTCCACTGTACAGAGTTAAAAAAGGTAAAAAAGACGTTTACGTTTATAATGACGCTGAATTGGAAAAGTTGTTGGAACAAATCGGCCGGGACGGAGTGAATATTCAAAGATATAAAGGTCTTGGCGAAATGGATGCCGGGCAATTATGGGACACTACCATGGACCCGGATACACGGACAGTGTTGCAGGTAGACATGACGGACGCGATAGAGGCGGACGCCGTTTTCTCAATGCTGATGGGCGACCGTGTGGAGCCGCGGCGTGACTTTATCCTGGAAAACGCTTTGGATGTAAGAAACTTGGATATATAA
- a CDS encoding helix-turn-helix domain-containing protein, with protein sequence MTLGTIIRKAREEKKLTQTELGIKIGVSKYEISRYENDSRVPRAKKIRTLAESLGINIEDLLESLIEIDDLIKWGRVYGRPREFVYIPMYQNRINSDDVSYTLESLGAVVAAGANLSKGQYIWVANVEGCRWIKRGTRLLVYKTSKVCKGDLAAFLLCDDWIWVGEVTELNGELHLCFIFNGEEEFLNIERVRLLGKIVHLALDL encoded by the coding sequence ATGACGTTAGGAACAATAATTAGAAAAGCCCGCGAAGAAAAAAAGCTCACTCAAACGGAGCTCGGAATAAAAATAGGGGTATCAAAATATGAAATAAGTCGATATGAAAACGATAGCAGAGTTCCTAGGGCAAAAAAAATTCGTACCCTCGCAGAGTCTTTGGGTATAAATATTGAGGATTTGCTCGAGTCATTAATTGAAATTGACGATTTGATAAAATGGGGTCGAGTCTATGGCAGGCCACGGGAATTTGTTTACATACCAATGTATCAAAATAGAATTAATTCTGATGATGTTAGTTATACTTTAGAATCACTTGGAGCGGTCGTTGCTGCAGGAGCTAATTTGTCCAAGGGTCAATACATATGGGTAGCAAATGTAGAGGGCTGCAGATGGATAAAACGCGGTACTCGACTTCTTGTGTATAAGACGAGTAAAGTGTGTAAGGGTGATTTAGCGGCTTTTTTGCTCTGTGACGACTGGATTTGGGTCGGTGAAGTGACAGAATTAAACGGTGAACTTCATTTGTGTTTTATTTTTAACGGAGAAGAGGAGTTTTTAAATATTGAACGGGTTCGCCTTCTGGGTAAGATAGTACATTTGGCGTTAGACCTATAG
- the yidD gene encoding membrane protein insertion efficiency factor YidD: MRKLLILLIRFYQVVISPLKMPTCRFYPTCSHYALQAVQKYGIIKGSFMAVKRIMKCHPFHPGGYDPV, translated from the coding sequence ATGAGGAAATTGTTAATTCTGTTGATTCGTTTTTATCAAGTGGTTATATCGCCTCTAAAAATGCCTACCTGCCGTTTTTACCCGACTTGCTCACATTATGCTTTGCAAGCTGTGCAAAAGTATGGAATAATTAAAGGCTCCTTTATGGCAGTTAAAAGAATTATGAAATGTCATCCTTTTCATCCTGGTGGATATGATCCGGTATAA
- the recF gene encoding DNA replication/repair protein RecF (All proteins in this family for which functions are known are DNA-binding proteins that assist the filamentation of RecA onto DNA for the initiation of recombination or recombinational repair.), translating to MRLQRLELTNFRNYLHGNIEPGFSLNVLNGDNAQGKTNILESIYLACTGKSFRTIKESEIINWQCDFSLISCLFESAGRELDLKILLTPGQKKIKVNGALARGYPLGWPGVVLFTPDDLVIVKGSPQERRRFLDLEIGPLNHQYGHYLIRYQRVLTQRNNLLREIRDKKCDSESLQTWNEQFCQYGSKIIFLRIALLKKVNPVIKNIYRELTGGVEEIGIRYLSSLRIDNITSEQEIINHFNVELSAVKNEEIARGQSLIGPHRDDLVFLINKKEAKVYGSQGQQRTIVLVLKLAQIQMWNNEIGEYPILLLDDVLFELDHARQNALFCKIKDNVQTFITSNIVKDIGTGHNLNKKLFIVREGKIIN from the coding sequence TTGCGCCTTCAGCGATTGGAGTTGACAAATTTTCGTAATTACCTCCACGGGAATATAGAACCCGGCTTTTCTCTAAATGTTTTAAACGGAGACAACGCGCAAGGAAAAACAAATATTTTGGAATCGATTTATTTGGCTTGTACGGGCAAGTCATTTCGTACAATAAAAGAAAGCGAGATAATTAACTGGCAGTGTGATTTTTCATTAATAAGCTGTTTATTTGAATCCGCCGGGCGTGAATTGGATTTAAAAATATTGCTGACACCCGGACAGAAAAAAATAAAGGTTAATGGCGCGTTAGCCCGCGGTTATCCTCTTGGATGGCCGGGCGTAGTATTGTTTACGCCGGACGACCTGGTTATTGTCAAAGGATCGCCGCAGGAAAGACGACGTTTTTTAGATTTGGAAATTGGCCCTTTAAATCACCAGTATGGACATTACCTGATCCGTTACCAGCGGGTTCTGACCCAACGTAATAATTTGCTGCGTGAGATCAGGGACAAGAAATGCGATAGTGAATCACTGCAAACCTGGAACGAACAATTTTGCCAATACGGATCGAAAATAATTTTTCTAAGAATAGCCTTATTAAAAAAAGTAAACCCTGTTATAAAAAATATTTACCGGGAGTTAACAGGGGGAGTGGAAGAGATTGGTATACGGTACCTCTCTTCTTTAAGGATCGATAACATAACAAGCGAGCAAGAAATTATTAATCATTTTAATGTTGAGCTGTCAGCTGTGAAAAACGAGGAGATCGCGCGTGGGCAGTCATTAATCGGGCCGCACCGGGATGATCTTGTTTTTTTAATTAACAAGAAAGAAGCTAAGGTATACGGATCTCAGGGACAGCAACGCACGATAGTGTTGGTTTTAAAATTAGCGCAAATTCAAATGTGGAATAATGAAATTGGCGAATATCCAATTTTGCTGCTTGATGATGTGTTGTTTGAACTGGATCATGCCAGACAAAATGCTTTATTTTGTAAAATTAAGGATAACGTACAGACTTTCATTACGTCTAATATAGTTAAAGATATAGGTACGGGACATAATCTTAATAAAAAGCTTTTTATTGTTCGTGAGGGAAAAATAATTAATTAA
- the dnaA gene encoding chromosomal replication initiator protein DnaA — MKSEVQDLWDQSLKILQKKINKYSFETLLKSLKPLGCHENTIIIEAPSYFTRDWLKDRYAPLIKEVFQSILNKDIDVKFLISSEIFDINSSNKKQNDKNIDELSSTHFNPKYSFKNFVIGNGNRFAHAACLAVAESPSKAYNPLFIYGGAGLGKTHLMQAIGWFILENHNRMKVSYVTSEKFTNELINSIRDYNTNDFRNKYRSMDILLVDDIQFLAGKESTQEEFFHTFNSLYEDNRQIIISSDRPPKEIPTLEDRLRSRFEWGLITDIQAPDLETRIAILRKKGQLENLHVPDDTISYIADKIQSNIRVLEGALIRVVAYASLYNEEISPELAAKVLKDILPPEKPTEITVELIQQVVSKYYSLRQEDFKAKRRTSAISYPRQIAMYLTKELTDLSLPKIGEFFGGRDHTTVLHACNKISNKLQEDYTLQNIITELIKQIKNS, encoded by the coding sequence ATTAAAAGTGAAGTCCAAGATCTTTGGGATCAATCACTAAAAATACTGCAAAAAAAAATAAACAAGTATTCCTTTGAGACTTTGCTTAAATCACTTAAACCGCTTGGATGCCATGAAAATACAATTATTATTGAAGCCCCCAGTTATTTTACACGCGATTGGCTCAAAGACCGGTATGCTCCTTTGATTAAAGAAGTTTTTCAAAGTATCTTAAATAAAGATATTGATGTGAAGTTTCTTATATCCAGTGAAATTTTCGACATAAATTCCTCCAATAAAAAACAAAACGATAAAAATATTGATGAATTATCTTCAACACATTTTAACCCAAAGTATAGTTTTAAAAATTTTGTCATTGGCAACGGCAACCGTTTTGCTCATGCCGCTTGTCTCGCAGTGGCTGAATCGCCTTCAAAAGCCTATAACCCTTTATTCATATATGGTGGCGCCGGACTTGGCAAAACTCATTTAATGCAGGCTATCGGCTGGTTTATTCTAGAAAATCATAATAGAATGAAAGTTTCTTATGTAACATCCGAAAAATTTACAAATGAATTAATTAATTCCATTAGAGATTATAACACAAACGATTTTAGAAATAAATACCGCAGTATGGATATCCTGCTTGTTGACGATATACAATTTTTAGCTGGAAAAGAAAGCACGCAAGAAGAATTTTTCCACACATTCAACTCTCTCTATGAAGACAACAGACAAATTATCATATCTAGTGACCGCCCGCCGAAAGAAATACCAACCCTGGAAGATCGTCTCCGCTCCCGCTTCGAATGGGGTTTAATAACTGATATTCAAGCCCCCGATCTGGAGACCCGTATTGCCATTTTAAGAAAAAAAGGTCAATTAGAAAACCTGCATGTACCAGACGACACTATTTCTTATATAGCGGACAAGATTCAATCCAATATTCGTGTCCTTGAGGGAGCGTTAATCAGAGTAGTCGCTTACGCTTCTTTATATAACGAAGAAATAAGCCCGGAACTGGCGGCAAAAGTGCTCAAAGATATACTGCCTCCCGAAAAACCCACTGAAATAACAGTGGAATTAATTCAACAAGTTGTTTCCAAATATTATAGTCTTCGCCAGGAAGATTTTAAGGCTAAGCGAAGAACCAGCGCTATATCTTATCCCCGCCAAATAGCCATGTATCTGACTAAAGAACTAACCGACTTGTCCTTGCCTAAAATAGGCGAATTTTTTGGAGGCCGCGATCATACTACCGTACTGCACGCATGTAATAAAATAAGCAATAAGTTACAAGAGGATTACACTTTACAGAACATTATCACTGAATTAATTAAACAAATAAAAAACAGTTGA
- the dnaN gene encoding DNA polymerase III subunit beta: MRLISSKEDLLFAVQTAQRAVSLKSPLPILSGIKFETQDDLLITTATDLEVGIKCSVKASVFEQGSAVLPAKYISELIRRLPDIPILFNSDPATGSMTIKYGESETNINGFPVEEFPDVSLPSCDNNFDIKENIFRDAIRQIIFAVGTDENRPVFTGVMLEVKNGQMQMVATDTHRLAWRKVDLDNYNSSDITVIVPGKTLNELSRIIGRPEQSVQVKITENQVLFSSENLSFISRLINGKFPHYRQVIPKELVAKVRLKTRELSEATERAALLATEGSSAIKLDIQDNILVISANAVAGRVYEEIPAYYEGEPMQVAFNAYYLSELLKAIGNEEIDIEFAGPLSPGIFRPVGDEGYFSLLLPVRIKEE; the protein is encoded by the coding sequence ATGCGTTTAATCAGCAGCAAGGAAGACCTTTTATTCGCTGTCCAGACAGCTCAACGCGCCGTGTCATTAAAAAGCCCCTTGCCAATCCTTTCAGGAATCAAATTTGAGACACAAGATGATCTGCTTATTACGACAGCCACAGACTTGGAAGTGGGAATCAAATGTTCTGTTAAAGCTAGTGTTTTTGAACAAGGTTCGGCGGTCTTACCAGCTAAATACATCTCTGAGCTAATCAGGCGATTGCCAGATATCCCAATTCTTTTTAATTCAGATCCTGCAACGGGAAGCATGACCATTAAATACGGCGAGTCAGAAACTAATATCAACGGCTTTCCGGTAGAGGAATTTCCTGACGTGTCATTACCTTCGTGTGATAATAATTTTGATATTAAGGAAAATATTTTCAGGGATGCTATAAGACAAATTATTTTTGCTGTTGGCACAGATGAAAACAGGCCGGTATTCACAGGTGTCATGCTTGAAGTAAAAAACGGACAAATGCAGATGGTGGCTACTGATACACATCGCCTAGCTTGGCGTAAGGTCGATCTGGATAACTACAATAGCTCTGATATAACTGTAATTGTTCCAGGTAAAACTTTAAATGAGTTAAGTAGAATTATCGGTAGACCGGAGCAGTCAGTTCAAGTTAAGATCACAGAAAATCAAGTTCTTTTCTCCAGTGAAAACTTATCTTTTATTTCACGTTTAATTAACGGAAAATTCCCTCACTATCGCCAAGTAATTCCAAAAGAGTTGGTGGCGAAGGTTCGTTTAAAAACAAGGGAATTGTCAGAAGCAACGGAAAGAGCCGCTTTACTGGCAACAGAGGGCTCATCTGCGATCAAACTTGATATACAAGATAATATTTTGGTTATTTCAGCTAATGCAGTAGCCGGGCGGGTTTATGAAGAAATTCCAGCTTATTATGAAGGTGAACCAATGCAAGTTGCTTTCAACGCCTATTATTTAAGTGAATTATTAAAAGCGATCGGGAATGAAGAAATTGACATTGAATTTGCCGGTCCGCTCAGTCCGGGAATATTTAGGCCGGTTGGTGATGAAGGATATTTTTCTTTACTCCTGCCCGTGCGTATAAAAGAGGAATGA
- the rnpA gene encoding ribonuclease P protein component has product MAVFNKIQKNKDYKKVYNYGKSVADRYLVLFFLVNNLETSRFGFTVSKKIGNAIKRNRVRRLFKEACRLNLNRFPIGFDYVLLARNAIVGQKYQQVEESLLKLLRNINSCRG; this is encoded by the coding sequence ATGGCTGTTTTTAATAAAATACAAAAAAATAAGGATTATAAGAAAGTATATAATTATGGAAAATCAGTGGCTGACCGTTATCTAGTTTTATTTTTTTTGGTTAATAATTTGGAAACCAGCCGGTTTGGCTTTACAGTGAGTAAAAAAATTGGAAATGCGATTAAGAGAAACAGGGTAAGACGATTGTTCAAGGAAGCCTGCCGTTTAAATTTAAATAGATTTCCAATTGGCTTTGATTATGTTTTACTGGCGCGTAATGCTATAGTGGGACAAAAGTATCAACAGGTTGAAGAAAGTTTGTTGAAACTGTTGAGAAATATTAATTCTTGCAGAGGGTAA
- the remB gene encoding extracellular matrix regulator RemB, producing the protein MFLHIGADVVVPKKDIIAILEINTKSSAITKEFLEIAQDEGFIEHVSGNNKEKSYIITTDKIYFSPISCTTLKKRSDSIIDE; encoded by the coding sequence ATGTTCTTACATATTGGAGCTGACGTGGTAGTGCCAAAGAAAGATATTATTGCTATCTTGGAAATAAATACGAAGTCGTCAGCAATCACCAAAGAATTTCTTGAAATTGCTCAAGATGAAGGCTTCATAGAACATGTATCTGGAAATAACAAAGAAAAATCCTACATAATTACCACGGATAAAATTTATTTTTCACCTATCTCATGTACAACGTTGAAGAAAAGGTCAGACAGTATTATTGATGAGTGA
- the mnmE gene encoding tRNA uridine-5-carboxymethylaminomethyl(34) synthesis GTPase MnmE, with protein MLEDTIAAISTPLGEGGIGIVRISGTEALKVSKKIFKAKSVNLKELKSHKMIYGHVYDDLAGEVVDEALFCYMKAPHSYTREDIVEINCHGGIVPLRKTLELVLKEGVRLAGPGEFSKRAFLNGRLDLAQAESIIDLIRSKTETGLKLAVSQLKGDLSKKIYEIQDKLLGILAQVEVNIDFPEEDLEEATSKDIICAGEVLVEQIKILIDGAEAGIIYRDGIRAAIIGKPNVGKSSLLNALLKEKRAIVTDVPGTTRDVIEEIINIRGIPLRIIDTAGLRETEDLVEKIGVERTREAAERADLVLTVLDASEELSRQDLDVLALAEEKKCLVVINKIDLKDRKIDKEVLKEHAGTRPVIWVSAEHGTGLSELENLIADLALCGKINTSDGFMVTNIRHKAALEKASFHLNEAIASIKKMVPVDIVAIDLRDAWEALGEITGASVSEDLIDRIFSDFCVGK; from the coding sequence TTGCTGGAAGATACAATTGCCGCTATTTCAACACCTTTAGGCGAAGGCGGTATAGGAATTGTTAGAATCAGCGGCACGGAAGCATTAAAAGTATCAAAAAAAATTTTTAAAGCAAAAAGCGTTAATTTAAAAGAGCTAAAAAGCCATAAGATGATTTATGGGCATGTCTACGACGATCTGGCGGGTGAAGTTGTAGATGAAGCGCTTTTTTGCTATATGAAAGCGCCGCATTCTTATACAAGGGAAGATATAGTAGAAATAAATTGTCATGGCGGAATAGTTCCCTTGAGAAAAACGCTTGAGCTAGTATTGAAGGAAGGAGTAAGACTGGCCGGGCCTGGTGAATTCAGCAAGAGAGCTTTTTTGAACGGCAGGTTGGACTTGGCTCAAGCTGAATCAATTATTGACTTAATTAGGTCGAAAACAGAAACTGGGTTAAAACTGGCTGTTTCTCAACTAAAAGGTGATTTATCTAAGAAGATTTATGAAATACAAGATAAATTACTTGGAATATTAGCGCAAGTGGAAGTGAATATTGACTTTCCGGAAGAAGATTTGGAAGAAGCAACAAGTAAAGATATTATTTGCGCTGGTGAAGTGTTGGTGGAACAAATAAAAATTTTGATTGATGGCGCGGAAGCGGGGATTATTTATCGGGATGGCATCAGGGCGGCGATTATCGGCAAGCCGAATGTCGGTAAGTCTTCCTTGTTAAATGCGCTATTAAAGGAAAAGAGGGCAATAGTTACAGATGTGCCGGGAACAACCAGGGATGTTATTGAGGAAATTATCAATATAAGGGGAATTCCATTACGGATTATTGATACGGCGGGGCTGCGGGAGACTGAGGATTTAGTTGAAAAGATTGGTGTAGAGCGTACAAGGGAGGCCGCTGAGCGGGCTGATCTTGTTCTAACGGTCCTTGACGCGTCGGAAGAGTTGTCGCGGCAAGATCTTGACGTATTGGCATTGGCGGAAGAAAAGAAATGCCTGGTTGTCATCAATAAAATCGATTTAAAAGATAGAAAAATAGATAAAGAAGTATTAAAAGAGCATGCCGGCACAAGGCCGGTAATCTGGGTATCAGCAGAACATGGGACCGGACTTTCGGAGTTGGAAAATTTGATAGCTGATTTGGCGCTATGTGGAAAGATTAATACTTCTGACGGCTTTATGGTTACCAACATACGGCATAAAGCAGCGTTGGAAAAAGCATCATTTCATTTAAACGAGGCAATTGCGTCAATTAAAAAAATGGTACCGGTGGACATAGTCGCGATTGACCTGCGCGACGCATGGGAAGCATTGGGGGAAATTACCGGGGCGTCCGTTAGCGAAGATTTAATTGACAGGATTTTTAGTGATTTTTGTGTTGGTAAATGA
- the rpmH gene encoding 50S ribosomal protein L34, with product MKRTYQPKSRKHKKLHGFIKRMATRSGRNVLKRRRFKGRKRLSA from the coding sequence ATGAAACGTACTTACCAGCCGAAGTCGCGCAAGCACAAAAAGCTACATGGATTTATTAAGAGAATGGCTACCCGATCTGGAAGAAATGTTTTGAAAAGAAGGAGATTTAAAGGGAGAAAGAGATTATCTGCGTAA
- the jag gene encoding RNA-binding cell elongation regulator Jag/EloR produces the protein MKVIEKTGKTVEEAVGQALQDLGVSIDDVEVEVIEEPSKGILGLFGAKPAKVKVVFKEGAKEKAVDLLKDIIKSMDLRVDLDVVERKEFITINMKGPELGILIGRRGETLDALQFLINLSVNKNQEVRRKIIIDVEGYRNRREETLQKLALKLANKARQRGRSVVLEPMSSQERRIIHTALQGRDDIYTFSEGDEPYRKIIISPKK, from the coding sequence GTGAAGGTTATTGAAAAAACTGGCAAAACAGTTGAAGAGGCTGTTGGACAGGCTCTTCAAGATCTGGGCGTATCCATAGATGATGTGGAAGTGGAAGTAATTGAAGAACCTTCAAAAGGGATTTTAGGGCTATTTGGAGCAAAACCGGCAAAGGTAAAAGTAGTTTTTAAAGAAGGGGCAAAAGAGAAAGCCGTCGATTTGCTAAAGGACATTATTAAAAGTATGGATCTGCGGGTTGATTTGGATGTTGTGGAAAGAAAAGAATTTATTACTATAAATATGAAAGGCCCGGAATTGGGCATATTAATTGGCAGAAGGGGCGAGACACTGGACGCGCTGCAATTTTTGATAAATCTTTCAGTGAATAAAAATCAGGAAGTTAGAAGAAAAATAATTATTGATGTGGAAGGTTATCGTAACAGAAGAGAGGAAACACTGCAAAAACTTGCTTTAAAACTGGCTAATAAAGCCAGACAGCGAGGAAGAAGCGTTGTTTTGGAACCGATGAGTTCGCAGGAAAGAAGAATTATTCATACCGCTTTGCAGGGAAGAGATGATATATACACTTTCAGTGAAGGTGACGAACCTTATCGTAAAATTATTATATCCCCTAAAAAATAA